The DNA segment CGCGGCTGTCTGGTCTATCTCTGAAGCCGCGCAAGAGTTCTGGCAGAATGCCGCCCGTATACTCGGGCCGTGTCTGTCACCTGGCTGGGCCGCCCGCATACGCTGGCATCGCGTGTGTCTCTCCTCGCGTTGCGGTTGACGGGATGGACGCCGCTGCTGGAGCCGCCGCCGATGGGCGGGGTCAAGTTCGTCACGGCTGCCGCACCGCACACCAGCAATCTGGACTTCTGGCCAGGGCTGTTCTGGAAGTGGGCCACCCGCATTCCGCTGCACTGGGTCGGCAAACGTGAGCTGTTTAACTTCCCGATGGGCATCTTCATGCGAGGCGTGGGCGGCATTGCGCTGGACCGCCGCCGCGCCGGGGGCAACTTCGTGGACGCCGTGGTTTCGGTGATTGAGCGCGAGGAAGAAATCGTGCTGCTCGTCGCGCCGGAAGGCAGCCGCAACCGGGCAGAATACTGGAAGACTGGCTTTTATTACATGGCCCAGAGGGCAGGCGTGCCCATCGCCGTGACCGCGCTGGACTGGCAGCACAAACGCATCGGCATTATCGGTTATGTGCAGCCGACAGGGAACATCAAGGCCGACTTCGCCGAAATCGCCGCCCTCCTGAAAGACGTGCGGGGCCGCATCCCAGCGAACGAGACACCCATCATTCCCCGCCCCGACGACGCGGAACAGTCTGCCCCGGCCTGAGCTGGCGCTGCCGTCCAGAATGACCTTCCATCTAACTACTGGCGAAATTCCCGAGCTGGACGAACTCCTGCGCCTTTACGATTCGGCGGACTGGACCGCCTACACCTGTGACCCGCAAGCGTTGGCCCGCGCCCTCCGGCAATCCAGTTTCGTGTGGACGGCCCGCAGTGAGTGCGGCAAACTCGTCGGTCTGGTGCGCGGCCTGAGCGACGACGTGAGCATACTGTTCGTGCAGGACATCCTGGTCTTGCCCGACTGGCAGCGCCGGGGCGTGGGCCGCGCACTGATGAACGCCGTGCTGATCCGCTATGCACACGTTATGCAGATGGCGCTTCTAACCGACGACGGGCCAGCGCAACTGGCCTTTTATGAATCCCTAGGCTTTCAGAACACCCGGAATCTCGGCTTGAATGCCTGTTACCGGGCGAACATGCAAACGGATTCCTGAAAGTAGTTCGACTTATGCCGTCCCAGCGCATGAATTTTGGAGCGATGTATAAATTTGACACCCGCCGTATTTGGCGCTATAGTATTGCCATCACCGTCCGAGAGGACGGGTTTTTTGTTTCCTGGGTAGAATTGCCTGCTGGAAGAGCTTAATCCTCCCGGTCTTTAAGCCCCCGGATTTCCTCGATAAAGCGTTCCAGGCTATCGAAGTCGCGGTAGACGCTGGCAAAGCGGATATAGGCCACGTCGTCCAGCGGGCGCAGGAAGGTCATGGCCCGCTTGCCGATTTCCTCGCTGGCGATCTCAGCGGCCCCCACCTCGTCCTCAAAGCCGTAGGCAAAGGCGCGCAGGGCCTCCGGCTCCACCGGGCGTTTCTCGGTGGCCAGGGACAGGCCGCGCAGCAGCTTGTCGGGGTTGAACGCCTCACGCGGGCCGCTGCGTTTGACCACCATCAGCGGCTCAAGCTGGGCACGTTCGTAGGTGGTGAAGCGCCGGGCGCAGTTCAGGCACTCGCGGCGGCGGCGGATGCTGGCCCCGTCGTCGCTGGGGCGCGAGTTGACCACCTTGGAATCGGGGGCGGAGCAGTACGGGCATTTCATAGAGGGTTCATCACAACGCGTTCAATGCGGCCATGATTTCGGGCAGGCGAACTTTAGGCGCAGCGGGCAGCGGCACGTCCATCACGTTGCCGCGCAGGTGGCGCATGCGGGGGGCAGCCAGGGCCAGCACGGCGTCGGCCAGCGGGCGGTCCAGCGCCTCGTCGCCGCTGCTGGCGCGCGAGGGCAGCAGCATGTTCAGGCGCAGGTCCTCACGCACCGCCGCCTCCACCAGCCCACGAATCGCGCCGCGCTGCGGGTGGGCCTGCAACCCCGGCTCGTCGCCATGCGGGCCGATGATGGTCAGCCAGGTGTCGGGCAGACGGCGGCCCAGAATCTGCGCGATGGCGACGCTGCTCTTGACGTTGCTGTTAAACAGTTCCATCCACTCGTTCTCGCTGAGGGCGGTGAAACTGACGTTGGTGCGCTTGTCGGCCAGATGGACTATGCCGTGCAAAGCGCCGAAGATTTCCAGAATGCGGGTCTGGGCGCTCAGCCAGTCCAGCGGCACGCTCACGTCGGCCTTGATAGGAATGGCGTGGCCGCCGGAGCGCTCCAGCGCGCTGGCCTGCGCCGAGAGCGATTCGCTGTTGTTGCCGATCAGCACGACGCTGGCGCCAGTTTTCGCCAGGGCGGTACTGACCGTCTTGCCGTAGCCCATATCGGCCCCCGTCACGGCGATCACCTGTCCGGCCAGCACCTCACGGTAAATTGCCCCGGCGCGGTCCTGGGAAGAGGTTGGGTCCGTCATGCGGCCCAGCATAGCGCCCCGGCCTGCGCTGTTATCCCGCCTGGGGCAGCGGCCTGAGCGCGTCTATGGGCGGATCGCCCGCGCGGTGGCCCTTGCCGCACGCGTGGCACCAGTACGCCTGATCGCCGTCACGCAGATCATGCAGGGTCATGGGCAGGCCACAGTCCGGGCAGACATGCACATATCCGCGTCCGCTGGCCGGATATGCATCGGCTTCATTACGTAATTGACGCTTCATATTCTGATACTAGCAGAAGAGCGGCAGGTGTCAAAGGGCGGATGGGACATGCTCTCCGTGCTTTTGTACGGGGAGAGGTCAGTGAGTCTATCCCTCCACCGCATAGGGAAACAGCAGCGTCGCCAGAATGATAGTCCCGATATCAAAGGCGGTCAGGAAGGCGAACCACGGCCACAGCTCGTCAAAGGGCAAGCCTTCAATCAGGCCAGAGGTGGCGCGCACGGTGGCGATCACCACCGGAACCAGAATCGGAAAGGCCAGCGCGGGCAGCAGCGCCTCGCGGGCGCGCAGGCTGACGGTAATGGAACCGTAGAAGGTTGTGCCAGCTGCGAAACCCGTCACACCCAGCGCAGTGACGAGGGTCAACAGGGGCCAAGGCGTCGGCGCGCACTCTCGGCCCGGCACACAGTCCGCACCCGCCGCGCCGAACAGCAGCAACCCTGCCGGAAGCGTGAACGCCGCCACCAGCAGCAGCGGCCCCAGCACGCCCAGTAGCTTGCCCAGATAAAGCGCTCCGTGCGGCCCCGGATACAGCGTGAGTTGCTCCAGCGCCCCCGCTTCCTGCTCCTGCGCGAAGGCCCGCTGTGCGCCCACCGCCGCCGCCAATGCAAGGGCGGTCCAGACTGCACCGGAGGCCACCCCCGCCGTCTGGGACAGCGTGCGGCCCACGTTGCCGCCCAGCGCCAGCCCCAGCACCAGCAGCACCAGCCCGGCGAAAAAGGCGGTGGCGAGGAGGGTATCGCGCGTGCGTCCGGCGACGCGCAGGTCTTTGGCGGCGAGGTGGAAGATGTTGTTCATGGGCGGGCCTGGGGGGAGGGTTTGGGCGTGTGGTTTGCGGTGGGGGCCTGCGCCGTGGCCCCCTCACCCCGTTGCTTCGCAACGCCCCTCTCTCGTACCGAGCTGTACCAGTCCCGCAAGGGTAGAGGGGTCAAAAAACTTACACCTCTATTCCTCATGCAGCACCCCCGCTGCCAGCCGCAGGGCACGCGGGGCCACCTGCCGCGCCAGTTCCGGCTCGTGGGCGGCGATCAGCAATGTGACGCCCCCGGCGCGGAGTTCAGCCAGCAGCTCCAGTACCAGTTGGCGGCCTGCGGTGTCCAGATTGGCGAAGGGTTCGTCTATCAGCGTGACCGGGCGAGCCAGCAGATGGGCGCGGGCCAGGGCCAGCCGCTTCCGCATCCCCGCCGAGAGGAAACGGACGCGGCGACTGGCGGCAGTTTCCAGCGTCACGCGCCGTAGTGCAGCCGCCACATCCCCAGTCTGGCCGTGCATCTTCAAGGCAAATTCCAGATTCTCGGTGCAGCTCAGATCCGGGTAAAGTCCAGCGTCCACCGGCATAAGGTGAATGTAGTCACGCACGGCCCGCGAGTCGCGCAGGTCAAAGCCCATCACCCGTCCCTCGCCGCGCGTGGGCCGCAGCCCGGAGGCCAGCAGGCGCAGCAGGGTGGTCTTCCCCGCCCCGTTCTCGCCCAGCAGCGTGATTCCCTCCCCCGGCATGACATCCAGATTCACGCCGCGCAGGATGACCTCGCGGCCCAGCCTCAGCCACAGGTCACGCAGTTGCAGGGCGGGTTCGGGGGGCGGGCTGTGTTGGGCAGAGGCCGCCCCGACACTTTGAATACTTAGACCCTCAGCCACGCGGGCGTCACCTCGTAAAAGAATGTCGCCAGCCGCGTGAATTGCCCGGTCAGCATCAGCACGCCCACCAGAACCAGAATGCCGCCGCCCACCTTCTCAAAGATTCCGGCGTAGCGGTTGAGGCGGCGCAGGTTAAAACGGTCCCACAGCAATGCGGCCAGCAGGAACGGCACGGCCAGACCCAACGTGTAGGCGCTGAGCAGAAGGACGCCGCTACTGAGGCTGGCGCTGCTGGCGGCCAGACCCAGGATGCTGCCCAGGGCTGGACCCAGGCAGGGACTCCAGCCGAAGGCGAATGCCGCACCCAGGGCCACCGGGCCGTAGCCCCCGGCATCGGCCAGGGCGCGGGTGTCGCGCATCAGGAAGGGCAGGCGGATCACACCCAGCATCACCAGCCCGAAGAAGGTGATGAGGACCGCCGCGATCTGGCCCAGCAGGAATTTGTGGGGGGCGATCAGTGCGCCCAGGCTGCTGGCGGTGGCTCCCAGCGCAATAAACACCAGGCCGAAGCCCGCAATAAAGCCCAGCGCCCGCAGCAGCGGCACCTTTGCCCCGCCGATCACGCCCAGGTAACTGGGCACCAGCGGCAGCACGCAGGGACTGAGAAACGAGATCAGCCCCGCCAGAAACGCCACCGTCAGGGTGGGAGAGCCAGCGGGAAGATTCATGGGGCGAGTCTAGCGGCTGCGGGGAAAAAGAGAGGGGGCAGTCGTCCTTTTGGGGGTAGAGTGCTGAACCAGACCTTTTCGTGGATGGAGATAGGTTTGGAAGAATCAGTAGAAATGACCTACTAAAATAGCTATACAATCGTCATATCTATTATTTTCGCGCAATCATCATTATTTTCACCGTCTT comes from the Deinococcus sp. AJ005 genome and includes:
- a CDS encoding heme exporter protein CcmB; translated protein: MNNIFHLAAKDLRVAGRTRDTLLATAFFAGLVLLVLGLALGGNVGRTLSQTAGVASGAVWTALALAAAVGAQRAFAQEQEAGALEQLTLYPGPHGALYLGKLLGVLGPLLLVAAFTLPAGLLLFGAAGADCVPGRECAPTPWPLLTLVTALGVTGFAAGTTFYGSITVSLRAREALLPALAFPILVPVVIATVRATSGLIEGLPFDELWPWFAFLTAFDIGTIILATLLFPYAVEG
- a CDS encoding 1-acyl-sn-glycerol-3-phosphate acyltransferase; translated protein: MSVTWLGRPHTLASRVSLLALRLTGWTPLLEPPPMGGVKFVTAAAPHTSNLDFWPGLFWKWATRIPLHWVGKRELFNFPMGIFMRGVGGIALDRRRAGGNFVDAVVSVIEREEEIVLLVAPEGSRNRAEYWKTGFYYMAQRAGVPIAVTALDWQHKRIGIIGYVQPTGNIKADFAEIAALLKDVRGRIPANETPIIPRPDDAEQSAPA
- a CDS encoding cytochrome c biogenesis CcdA family protein — its product is MNLPAGSPTLTVAFLAGLISFLSPCVLPLVPSYLGVIGGAKVPLLRALGFIAGFGLVFIALGATASSLGALIAPHKFLLGQIAAVLITFFGLVMLGVIRLPFLMRDTRALADAGGYGPVALGAAFAFGWSPCLGPALGSILGLAASSASLSSGVLLLSAYTLGLAVPFLLAALLWDRFNLRRLNRYAGIFEKVGGGILVLVGVLMLTGQFTRLATFFYEVTPAWLRV
- a CDS encoding SDR family NAD(P)-dependent oxidoreductase, producing the protein MTDPTSSQDRAGAIYREVLAGQVIAVTGADMGYGKTVSTALAKTGASVVLIGNNSESLSAQASALERSGGHAIPIKADVSVPLDWLSAQTRILEIFGALHGIVHLADKRTNVSFTALSENEWMELFNSNVKSSVAIAQILGRRLPDTWLTIIGPHGDEPGLQAHPQRGAIRGLVEAAVREDLRLNMLLPSRASSGDEALDRPLADAVLALAAPRMRHLRGNVMDVPLPAAPKVRLPEIMAALNAL
- the ccmA gene encoding heme ABC exporter ATP-binding protein CcmA; translation: MAEGLSIQSVGAASAQHSPPPEPALQLRDLWLRLGREVILRGVNLDVMPGEGITLLGENGAGKTTLLRLLASGLRPTRGEGRVMGFDLRDSRAVRDYIHLMPVDAGLYPDLSCTENLEFALKMHGQTGDVAAALRRVTLETAASRRVRFLSAGMRKRLALARAHLLARPVTLIDEPFANLDTAGRQLVLELLAELRAGGVTLLIAAHEPELARQVAPRALRLAAGVLHEE
- the nrdR gene encoding transcriptional regulator NrdR — translated: MKCPYCSAPDSKVVNSRPSDDGASIRRRRECLNCARRFTTYERAQLEPLMVVKRSGPREAFNPDKLLRGLSLATEKRPVEPEALRAFAYGFEDEVGAAEIASEEIGKRAMTFLRPLDDVAYIRFASVYRDFDSLERFIEEIRGLKDRED
- a CDS encoding GNAT family N-acetyltransferase, which gives rise to MTFHLTTGEIPELDELLRLYDSADWTAYTCDPQALARALRQSSFVWTARSECGKLVGLVRGLSDDVSILFVQDILVLPDWQRRGVGRALMNAVLIRYAHVMQMALLTDDGPAQLAFYESLGFQNTRNLGLNACYRANMQTDS